TACGAGTGGAACATCGATGGTTTAGCAGAGCAGCAAATTCTTGATAAGTTAACTCATATGACCATGGTCTCTAGCAGTTATGTTATGAACCATGATTTAAGCCAACCAGAGGTCGTTGACCTTTTGGTTAAGGGTTTCACAGGAACCCTTCAAGCTTGGTGGGAAAAGCATCTCACCGATGAGTCAAGAGCCAGCGTTAGGAGTGCTGTCAAAACCGATGAGGAAGGAATCCCTATATTCAATGAGAAAATTGGATTAGGAGATTCTGATGCTGTCAACACTTTGTTCTATACTATTGTAGAGCATTTTATTGGCACGCCGAGTCACCTTGCGTCTAGGGTCCATGACCAACTGAGTAACCTTAGATGTCCAACCCTGAGCGACTTTAGATGGTATAAGGATGTTTTTCTCTCCAGAGTCATGCTAAGAGAAGATAGCAACCaaccgttttggaaagaaaagttcatAAACGGTCTGCCTCACCTCTTCGCccataagatcaaagaagtcttagTCAATGAGAACAATGTGATAGAGTATGATAATCTCACCTATgggaatatcataagtgctaTCCAGAAAGAAGGTCTTAAAATGTGTatagatatgaaaatatcaaACCAAGCCAATAAGGATAAGAAGAAGGCTAAGTACGAGATGGGTAATTTCTGTGAACAATATGGTCTACCTTCAGTAGCACCATCTAAGAAGCATAAGAAGTCTCGTAAGCATGAGGAAGatagaaagcataagaaacggtttaaaagattcaagaaaagaagctttgagccaaatgatttctataagaaagataaaagaaaatctaagaaaagatttaagaaatctaagaacaacaaagatggttgttataagtgtggtaagtCCGGTCACTTTGCAAAGGATTGCAAAGCAAAGGAAACCATTAAGTCTCTAAAAGTCTCTAACAAAGATAAGGAAAActtaataagaatgttagagataaaagacACTGAACCTAGTGACTATGAGTCTGAACTAAGTAATAGTTCAAGTAATGACAGCTACCGCTCATGCAGTAGCAATGAGTCAGGTCCAAACATAAGTTTCGGTTGTAACGACACTTGTTGCAAAACAATTGGTGTTATGACcaaggaagaagaacaagaagagttgcttcttgatcttataagtaaaattgagaatcctgagttaaaaaggcaatatttagaaaaattaagaaaacttctaacaaaaagagaagtCAATAAATCTAAAAGTCTTGATATAAGTTTAAGCAAcacgcttaaaagatttgataaaccaaaggaacaaatcacaataaaagatttgcaacttgaagttaatcaaattaaattcgagattaaaaaacttaaggaagaaaatcaggagttaaaacaggatgttaatctcttgaaaattgagcacAAGCTTAAGTCAGCCGCTAACAGTCCTAATGACAGCGAAGCCGAGTCCGAGCCTAAGCTTGAAAATACGCCTCCACAATTTGAAGATAATTGTATAAGTCTAATTAACAGAATCCATATTAGGAAGTGGTATTCCAAGGTTAGAATTAAGATTCATGATTTTGAGTTATCTGTAattgtattaattgatacaggTGCAGATCTGAACTGTATACAAGAAGGACTTGTTCCTACGAAATATTACAGTAAGTCAAAAGAGAATTTGCGTTCTGCTAATGGCAGCAAgatgcaaattacttttgagataagcaAAGCCCATGTGTATCAAGACAATGTTTgtttcaaaacatcatttgtctTGGTTAAGAATATGACTGATAAAGTCATACTAGGCTTACCTTTCATTACTCTGTTGTATCCTTTTACGACAGACCAAGATGGTTTAATTACCTGTCCCATGGATGAAAAGGTTAAGTTCAAGTTTCTGGCTAAACCAGAATTGAGTCAATTGAATGCCttcaaaagcaattcaatctCTAAGTCTGTTAACCTAATCAAGTCTAAAACCCAACAGATAGGGTTCTTACAGGAAGAAATTAAGGTTAAAATAATTGAGGAACAATTGAGCCAAAAGACCCTTCAGCAAAGAATCCAACTCTTTGAGGATAGGATCAAAAGTGAAGTCTGTTCTGATGTCCCTACTACCTTTTGGCATAGGAAAAAGCACACTGTAAGCCTTCCTTATATCAAAGATTTTGATGAAGGAAAAATCACCACTAAAGCAAGACCCATCCAAATGAGTCAAGAAGTTACTGAATTTTGCCGGAGAGAAATAGAAGATTTATTACACAAAGGCATAATTCGTAAAAGTAAGTCACCCTGGTCATGTTCAGCTTTTTATGTCCAGAAGAATGCTGAGCTGGAGAGAGGAGCTCCTAGGTTAGTCATTAACTACAAGCCCCTCAACAAAGTCCTGGAATGGATAAGGTATCCAATTCCAAATAAGAGAGACCTAATTAATAGGTTAAGCGGATCCATGATCTTCTCTAAGTTTGACATGAAAAGTGGTTTCTGGCAGATCCAGATTCATGAGAAACATAGATATAAGACAGCATTTGTCACACCCTTTGGGCAATATGAATGGAACGTAATGCCCTTTGGTCTTAAGAATGCCCCTAGTGAGTTTCAGAATATCATGAATGATATTCTTGGTCCCCTAAGTAAATACTCCATAGTTTACATAGATGATGTCCTCATCTTCTCTAAGTCAATTGAAGAACACTGGAAACATTTGAACTCGTTTCTAGAAGTTATCAAATTAAATGGATTGGTTGTTTCTGCTACCAAAATCAAGTTGTTCCAAACCAACATTAGATTTCTTGGTTACAACATCCACCAATCAAAAATAAGCCCAATAAGCAGAGTAATCCAATTTGCTGATAAGTTTCCTGATGAAATCCTTGAGAAATCCTAACTTCAGCGATTTCTAGGATCCCTCAACTATGTTGCTGATTTCTATCAAAACCTTCGCAAAAAATGCAAGCCATTGTTTGATAGACTTCAAAAGAACCCTCCTCCATGGACTACTGAACACACTTCAGTTGTCAAAGATATTAAGTCCTATGTCCAGACATTACTCTGTCTTGGCATTCCCACAAATGAGTCCTTTAAAATTGTTGAGACTGATGCCTCCGACATTGGGTACGGTGGTATTCTTAAACAGCAAGTTCATTCCAACCAACCTGAACAAATTGTTCGTTTCCATTCAGGTGTTTGGAATTCAGCCCAGAAGAATTATAGTACtattaagaaagaaattttatctATAGTACTATGCATTTCTAAGTTTCAAGATGACCTCTTgaatcaaaagtttttaataagagttgattgcatgagtgcaaaacatgttttagaaaaagatgttcaaaacattgcatctaaacagatttttgccagatggcaagcaattttaagcatatttgattttgacattgagTACATTAAGGGAAGTCAGAATTCTATCCCTGATTTCTTAACCCGTGAATTTTTGCAGGGAAAAAATggctgataagaagaaagaaaaggcctCTAAGCCCAATCTAAGTTCTAATACTAAGCCTTTCAACCTTGTCACCCCAAGCCAACTAAGCTCCCAAGATCTCATCCTAAGAAATTCACCTATCCAAATGATGAATCGATATACTACCCTAGGTAGTACCATAAGTCCAAGGCCGTCCTTCCAGTCTGCCTTAATAAGTCCTTCAAGTCCTTTTGATAGTCTTCCCCCTCAAAAGCCCTTCGTAAGATACCCTAAGTCTTCCCCTTACCACATCAAAGAACCTCCCCACAATCTGTTCTTGATTGAACCTGATTTTAGTCACCTAAAATCCCCTGATGAAATTGCCAAAGCCTATTACCCCTCCCGTTGGCATTTTCCGGCCATCCACCCTGATAAGTCCATTGAGTTTTACAGGGACATACTCCTTGTAACTAAGTCCGTCCAAATAAGACCAATTCAATGTCAGAGGATCCCTGGGCGAATTGCCTTTCATTCTCTGTTCATTATGAAGTTTGTAGCTCAGAAGGATTGGGGAGCACCCCCTTTTGTCTCCAGAAGTCTTTCCAACAGAAAAGTTGGATACAGTTACCATGATTACATTGAGGCTTGGTACAAGGTTCTTTTGTATCAAAATGAGGATTTTTCCCATTCCTGGTTTATAAATTTTGACAGGAATTTTAAGGGTCCTATCCCAGTCTGGTTTCACAGATGGTGGCAAGTTCATGGACCAGTTCACCAGATCCTCCCTGAAGAGGTCAAAGATGCTATACGGTATTTCTCTACCGTCAAGAAGTTATCTCCTCAGGAAGAAGACTTGCCTATGACAGTCCACTTCTTTGCTCATTTCAAAGTCTCGTGGATTCTTAAGTGGCAATATGTGTTTATCACCCAGAACTGCGTTGCCCGACAGTTCTCGGTTAAGTGGTGGGATAAGTTCAATTTCTCCCTGGTTCAATCCCGCCTCATGAAGGAGTTCCCTGAAAGACCTCCAGCTATGCAAGACTCTGTAACTCACGTTTCAGAGACTCAAGTTGAGCCTACCCCTGATATCCCTGAGTCTGAGTCTTCTGttctttcaaaagaaaagaagccctCTAAGATTAAGCAAATGGCTCTCCTTATGAAACAAATCTTAGAAGCTGAAGATAATGATGAAGACGAAGAAGCATCCACTGCAGAATCTTCCGCTCAGCATCATTATAATTTTGATCTCTTTCAAGATGCCCAAGACCCGAATGACGTCACTGATTTGGGATTGGATTTCTAAGATGCCTCGACAGCATAAAAGACATGTTCTAAGCAGTGCCTTCAATCGTCGGCACAAGAAGACAAAAAGTAAACAGTACTCGGGCGACCACCCGACATggcactattcatgaatagtgactttttcacTATTCATCAAAAGTTTTACCCCGCTTTCGGTGCAAGTTACCTGAAGTAAAAGCAGAAAGAATCTGCTTTAGGTGCACACCTGACAAGCCTAAGCAGGCTGGCATCCCGTGATCCCAGCCCCTGAGTCctcctgaagcctatttaaggAGCAGAAGTCTGAAGTTCAAGGCAGAGCTCATTTAGCAGAAATACttcttttgtaatctcacttgaacCTCTCATAAGCCAAACATTTGAAAAtgtatatttcttgtgtttCAAAGTCTAAGCTTGTAATCGCCAGCTGCTTTCTGGCCTGAGTTTATTTGTAAGTCTTTTCATTTAAGTTGTTTTgaatctaagcattactttaagTATAATTTTCATGATCTCTATCTTTGAATACTCtgttattttgtattcagattttgatatgcaaattattttgaatatctACTTGTTCATCTATTCTCACCATCACTCTGTTCACACAACCACCACCACTATCTTCTATTAAGCCCCCACTCTCTGCTTCCGCCCCctttttggtatatatatatatatattggggataattacacttaacctcTCTGATTTATTCACGGTGTAACGATGTACcctccaatgtaccaaaattggtacatgaccccccaaACTTACCAACGTGTGACAAAATCGACCTTCCTTCCAGTCGCTCGTTCGTTTGAACCGAAAGTCactcacgtgcaagtcacgtgaccgtttaagacagagacccCCTCCAAGTCACGtaacttgcacgtgaccgactttccgtccaaacgaatgGACGACTGGACGGAAGGTCGATTTTGTCACACATTGGCAAGTTCGAAGgagtcatgtaccaattttggtataTTGAGGGGTAAATCGACACACCGTGAATAAATCAGTGGGGTTAAGTATAATTATCCCTATATATTGGCATGCCAAAGTAGCaaagtatgatttgaaaaatgcCTCATTCTTTTTCAAGGTTAAATCCGAGTTTTTGTGCAGATGAAACTAggaatttttttaacaaaaaaaaaaaaaaaaaaaaaacaaaacaaaaatgtgaAAGAAGATGGAAAATAAATTTCACTTTGGGAAGTCCACTACTAGTGAGAACCATAATATAGTCGTTACGAATTTATCATGCACTTCCTAGCTTTTTATTTTATGCTAAACGTTAGAATAATTCTTAACAGAGTAATTTGTGTTAAATCACTagttatcttaaaagtttaagttgataggaatagataaatttaattatttaatgaataCTTTAAATTTGAAGTCTTTTTGCAAAAAATCTACCATAGGGGAGGAGCTTCTAGCAAATTAAAGTTCCTCAAAGTTGTACCTGCCGGAGCTAGCAGAAGGTATTGAAGTTGAGAGAAAAATATGATCTTGTTTCCCTTAGCTATTCCAAAAATATGATCTTGGTTGGCTATGAAAGATGCATTGACAACTGGGAATATAAAGGAGAAGTTATGTGTGTTTTCTGCATCTATGTATAGCTAATAGAGGATCGGGATCGATCACCTATTATTTCAATGTGGTTATAGCAGGATGATTTGGAGAGACATTTTGAGGGATGTGATTTATGAGGGATTGCAGCACTGATGGAGAAAGAAGAGCTTAAAGGTAAATGTTTGCAGGTCGGTATTTGGTTCAATTGTGTATAATCTTTGgggaaacaaaaatgaaattaaacatGACAGTCAACCCAAGACAGATCGAAGAGCAAATTCTGCAGAAAATCAAATGGGAAGTTAGAGCTTGGATTTTGGGGAaaggaaaattcaaaaaaacgaAGGGAAATTAGGGGATATGTTGTAATTGAGGAATTGATAAGGGAATGTtgatataattttgtttttatgagttttttcgTAAGTAAACAGAGATTTGCTATGTAAAATGAAAAACCAGTAATGGTGAGATAGATCGGGGGATTGGGGGAGAGAGTTTGATACTTGTATAGTGTCAAGCGCCTTTAGTTGTCACTGAAGTTGCAACGACTCATTCTCTAACGAtataatattgtccgcttttggttcttttaactaaattttttaGGAGATCACTCATCTTGGTATTACTCTTGATTAAGCACGCTAAACTTTGGAGTTCTGATAGGCTTATGTTCATCAGGACTTTAAAATGCATTATGTCAAGAATagtgcaaatatacatataagcacaatCACCCCATCTTAAGACCCAGCGTCCACATTGGAGACtttcatgggcttgtgcacgctctccTATCTCACTCTGATAGACTTCCAACGACACAATATAATCTGATTTTGGTTCTTCTAAACTAGACTTTCTAGTAGGTCATCCATCCTAGTATCACTCTCGTttaagcacgcttaactgcatagTTTTGATATGTTAATGATCATTATGcactcagaaaaaaaaaaaaaaaaaaaaaaaaaaaaaaaaaaaacaaacaaaccagTGACCTCctaaaaatcctaacggatgactaaaattgaaactttctgaaaaataaatatcttaaattatactaagacgttttaaagtttatgtacattattttaaaagtagTAAAAGTTCaaaagttataaataaaattttttctaatttttttcattactcCCCGTAGCATTGTCAATATAAATACGATGGGGTTACTCACAAAGCAGCCTCAACAACACACGGTCGAGGGgctgcaggtatatatatatattatccgACAAACATTGAGGATGATTCGTATATAATACAAATGCCTCCCACATACTTGAGAATCAAGTACTACGCTAAAAATTTCGCTTGGATAATTGTCATTGTTTGGACAATCTGATTTTAATATAGTTTCATTTTTGTCGCAGAGACTTTTAACTGAATTTGGATGAACTCGATGTTTTGTCGCATCTCAAGATCTCTCTTAATTCCCTTTTAGTATGaatgaatttattttatttactccAACTCACGATAGGATCGCAGATGCCAATCTTATTGGAAAGACTACTCTATCATATCGATCAGGCCGGTTGGAATGAGTTTGTGGTTACGATTTCTTAAATTAAgagtataattttaaactaaatggtaagaaatgtatttttttgatagtgtatatttaaaaattacaatttaaaaaatatatatatataaaaaataaaaaaaataaaaatcaacatttttaaaTGGTATAGACCATGGCCCATGGGATACCTTTTTTAAACCGATTTTACAAAACACACCTAACTGTACGGTATTTTCAAAAcgaactttttaaaatcgttatttctAGCATGTTTCAAATGATGACTTTCCAATTCTTGAGACAAAATCAAAAGAAGATTAGGAATTAATGGCTACTATATATTCTGCTTCAAATATTGACAACCCAGAAACAAGAAATAACTTGGAGGACAGAAcagatttgaaaattttttagaaGGTTAATTATATCACACAGCTATTCTcttcttgccaaaaaaaaaaaaaaaaaaaaaaaaaaaaaaaaaaattcttacaacTATATTTGAGATGTTTCTTTACCACCACAAGAGCGATTAAACACTTGAGCATAGGTAGTGAGCTAGGCTACTTAATTCCAACTTCTAAGAGCTTCAAGAGTTCAAGGGCCTGTAATATCTATAGATGTTGTCAGCTGTTAAGGTTGTTCCCATGGCTTTGCAGCTACATGCTTGGGTGTTTTGAAACCCTGAATGGCAATACAAACATGCTCCTTGACTGAGATTCCCATACCACTCGCACGAAACCTGCTGCTGTTTCTGTTGCGGCGGTTGTTGTCTCAACTCCTTTATGTTGATAGAAGGGATCTGATGAAGCTGATACGGCAGCCCTATGGAGAGTTCAAGGTTGAGCTCAGGGAACACTTCCTCTGACGTCGTCACTCCACTGCTACTATTTGACTCTTCCGCAGACTCATTTCCGGCCTTGACGTTGGCATCAATGGTGCCGGCCGGTACTTGCATCAATGGCGCCGTCATATAATTTTGCACTTCAAACAAACAACTCTTACTATTGTTGTTGTCGCTACTCGTTTTGTTATTGCTGGTGTTGTTGGCGGTACCGGTGGCGCTGTTGGATGCTGTGGTGGCGACGGTGGTGGACGAGGTGAGTGGACGGTGAGTTTGAGGATCAACTCCACGGCTGTAGAGCTTTCTCTTGATGTGAGTGTTCCAATAGTTCTTGATCTCGTTATCAGTTCTTCCTGGTAAGCGCGCGGCAATAAGAGACCATCTGAGATATCATCAAAATGGTATCATATAAGTCTTCTGAAATGAAACTTATCAGAACCCACATCAGATTTTGCTTGTCGTTTTGAAaggagatttttatttttacaaagcaGAAAAGGCTGGatggagaaaatatatatataaactttatgAAAGTATTGAAGGGAATAGTTATTGCGTACTTGTTTCCAAGTAAGTTATGAAGGTTGATGATGAGCTCGTCTTCCTCTTCAGTGAAGTTTCCTCTCTTGAGATCAGGCCTAAGGTAGTTTATCCACCTTAGTCTACAGCTCTTGCCACATCTAAGCAAacctatacatatatatatatatatatatatatatatatatatatatatatatataattcgaaTAATTAAGCAACGTACGTAcccttaaaaacaaataaaacccacaatatatatatatatatatatatgtatatacctGCAGCTTTAGGAAGAGATCGCCAACAGCCTTCCCCATGAAGTTTGATGTAGTTGACAAGGCGCTCGTCTTCCTCTTTAGTCCATGCTCCCTTGTTGGTGTGCTCTTTCTCACAGCAAGGAGATCTTCCCATGATTGATGTTGTTGGTTGCTCGATCGAGATTTGTGGGGGAATGGGCTTATGGGAGGATTGAAAAGGAATTtgggaagaaaaggaaaaggaaaaaagctaGCTTGGGAGAGAGTACTGAATAAATGGGAAGCGGTGGATGGCAGGAGAAGGTGCAATTGACTCGGGACCCTTTTATTTAGAGAAAGTAAATAGGGAGAGGTgagagggtgagagagagagagagggagagggtgAGGGGTGGTATTTTGACCCAGTTGGTGAGAAAGACGAGTGGTTGCAATTAAGTTAGTGCTGGATTTGGTAGGTAGCTCTACTTTTCATCTAGTTGGCCTTATTTGctttttcctcctcctttttcGCACCTAcgttcctttcttttcttttctttttgtttccaCCCCCACCCTCCTAATACTAATTATTATTCAAAGTGTCACCACTATCGACACTCTCTCCAaactttctttccctttttataTATGTAACCAAAATCTACTAACGCCGACATGCATCACGTTTaattttcctttccttctttaAACCAAATGAAAGTTACATTTCAtagaaatgattattttattaaaaaaataataatttttattttgaatgaaaaaatgtgaactaaaataatattagtgttagaatatataataaAGATCTAACACTAGAATAGTCATGTCTATTACCAGTGAGAATGACTACttcatttcacatttttttattttcaataaaaaaacatttatttttttaatgaaatagttattctgcATACCAAACGTAACATTAGAAGAAGCACTTTAACTTccatttatctttattttatttaaaaaatggttttatctttcctttttttttttcgtaacattgatttcaaaaaatatttaaatggtatagaggAATTATTGTAAAGTGTATttgaataagaaataataaaaaaaaaatagctccATCGGTTcttgaaatttaagaaaaatataaaaaaaagttgttaagaGTGctctaaaattagaaaaagaggGTAAGAGCATAtgagaaagaaagtaaaattaaatctaaacctttaaaaaattacagttcagttttttttaacaGCACCTAAATTAAATCAATTCCTAATAATGATAATTCAATAGCCAAAacgcaaaagaaaaaaaaaatggaaatgaatgaaaataataacaatattaataagtaaaagatataaataataataagaagaaagcTGAGGACCTATAAGTGCAAAACAATATTAATTGCGTATTGGTACACATTTAGAAGTAGGCAGTCCCACCAAACTTTATTCTTATCTTCTGATTCTTTTCCAACTTTTTATGGTCTTCATTCTTTCCACTCTCTTTCTAGCTTTCTAGATACATTAattattaactaattaaataaataaataattcttgTCCATTCGTAATAAAAGGATTCTAGAAGACCACCTACGCTTACTCCCACTTACTCTTGTCAAATCAGGATGATAAAAGTAACCAACTCCCCTACCTTCCATGATTAAGATTTTTACACACCCCAACCACACTACCTTTCATTTTCCCACCAACATGTTTCCTTGTCTTAATAATGCCCTGCTTCTTTGGACCCCCTTCTTATTTACTAGCAGTCTagcaatttctttttaaaaaa
The Alnus glutinosa chromosome 14, dhAlnGlut1.1, whole genome shotgun sequence genome window above contains:
- the LOC133857706 gene encoding myb-related protein 308-like — its product is MGRSPCCEKEHTNKGAWTKEEDERLVNYIKLHGEGCWRSLPKAAGLLRCGKSCRLRWINYLRPDLKRGNFTEEEDELIINLHNLLGNKWSLIAARLPGRTDNEIKNYWNTHIKRKLYSRGVDPQTHRPLTSSTTVATTASNSATGTANNTSNNKTSSDNNNSKSCLFEVQNYMTAPLMQVPAGTIDANVKAGNESAEESNSSSGVTTSEEVFPELNLELSIGLPYQLHQIPSINIKELRQQPPQQKQQQVSCEWYGNLSQGACLYCHSGFQNTQACSCKAMGTTLTADNIYRYYRPLNS